The DNA region AGCTAACTTGGGGTCGtcggttgatgacgatgaattcaaTTCGGGAACTGTCGTACAATTCATGAAAAACGCCGAGATAAACTtgacaagcttaacctgggattggaaaaacaagtatatagattacctAAAAACGGGGAAGCTGCCCTCGGATCCGAAAGACTCGAGAACTCTGCGCATGAAGGCGGCCGGGTTCAGCCTGTCCGAAGATAACACCCTGTTCAGAAGAACGTTCAATGGCCCACTCGCCATATGTCTGTGACTGGGAGACACcgaatatgttttgagggaagttcacaAAGGCACCTGCGGGAACCATTCGGGGGCCGAATCGttggttcgtaagataatcagAGCTGGCTATTattggatcgacatggagaaagataCGGAGTTTGTGCGGAAATGCGACGGCTGTCAGAGGcacgcaccgatgatccatcagcctggGGAGCTACTatattcggtcttgtcaccttggccattcatgaaatggggaatggacatcgtcgatCCCTTGCTccgggcacccggtaaggctcaatttatattatttatgactgactatttttctcaATGGATTGAGGCTCGGGCAtttgagaaagagaaaaagaagttattaattttatttgggaccacataatatatCGGTTCGGGATGCCGGCCGAGAACGTATGTGAcaacgggaagcagttcatcggcagtAAGGTAAGCAAAtttttcgaggaccataagatcaaaagaatcttgtcaacaccctatcaccctagtgtgAACGGGTAGGGGAAGtctacaaacaagaccatactccaGAACCTTAAGAAAAGATTGACCGATGCCagagaaaaatggaagaaaattttgcccgaagtcctgtgggcacaccgtacgacctcaaagtctagtaccggggccaccccgtttTCGTCGGTCTACGGTGCCGAAGCACTAATACCGATCGAGGTAGGAGAACCGAGTTTCAGGTTCTGATATGCGACCGAAGAGTCGAACGATGAGGTCATGAGCacgagcctagaactattggatgaGAGGCGCGAGGCCGCCCTCGTCCGGTTAGCCACCTaaaaacagcggatcgaaaggtattacaaccgaagagcccATCTCCGGCACTTCAATATCgaggacttggtgttaagaaaggtGACACTGAACACCCGGAACCCGAACGTCGGGAAGCTGGGACAgaattgggaaggtccatatcgaattatcgaGATTATCGGTAAAGGttcgtacaaactcgaagcagggAACGGTGAGCGGCTACCGAATAACTGGAACGTGACCCACATAAAacgatactactactaaggtacgacccccTTCATTCTTTCTTGATATATATTGCAAATTGGACTAACACTCGCATGCAACAGCCAAAGGATGATGTAGTtgttaggcctgaaagcacgcgttgcactcttttttccttgaaccgattttgtcccaaatgggttttccggcaaggtttttaacgaggcaacaatggatCGTGCTAATTTAGAATCAAAGACCGGTTTTGAATCGGAATCAATGGTCACCTCGACAGTACCCGAGCACTCTCGtcgatcgacctcgaatactgggggccatcaccctcgggtaATGATTTTTAGCAAtgaaggaaactttgtgctttAACAGTCTAGGCTCGGTGGATAGGATTTAtggtaagggccaaacggtcaaatgaaccgtgcctgCATAGACCACCTAAGCCATAACACGAAGCTTGTACACACTTACAATCTTGTATATTACGCACaagaatgaaaaaaatatttctaccTTGCAGATACATATTTTGTCCCCTAAAACCATTACATTTTGTTCCttatatcgagcccaagggccgccTCTATCCGagcccactcggggactgtcgtccaagaCAAACTCGGACGGCTCGGGCTATCGAAGCCCGGAGGTACAAAGCCTATTAGGTAGTGCCTGAACTTAAGAGGCTACGGcaacccccactcggggactgttgtCCAAGACAAACTCGGATGGCTCGGGCTATCGAAACCCGGAGGTACAAAGCCAATTAGGCATTGCCTAaacttaaaaggctacgaccacccctaaaaacggctcggagacgtccaaaGCCCGTAAttaaaacataaggccttcaaaattccAAACCGGTTCAAAGGTTACCCACGGCAAAATTATAGTCTAAGAACATTTAACCAAGCACTTTGGGGAAAGCTTCCGGTCATACCGAGCCCCCACAAGTTTCAAACAAAACTTACATCGACGACAAGTCTTGTCCGAACCTCCAAACAACTTATTACTACGTTTTACTCCGTGCTAAGGCATTTGAAATCATTGCAATCGTAAAAAGATGCTAAAGGTAATAGACTAGAAAATTGCCAAAAGGGAAAAAACCTTATATACACGTTCCAaaatatctttacaaaggccaataaAAATGGTCTCAACAAAATAAATGtacaaaatgcaaaaacaaagataaaaattCCTAAGGCACCTATGCCGGATCTCCACCGAAACCCACCTCGTCACCAGAGCCATCGAGGTCTTCTCCATCTTCGGGTTCGCCGGAGCCCTCAAAGCCTTCTTCACCCTCGGGTTCAGCCAGCTTCTTGGCCTCTACCCCGAGCCTTTTCACCTCTTCGATCTAATCCGACAGGTCGAAACCTCGGGCATGGATCTCTTCAAGGGTCTCCCTTCGAGACAACCGCTTCACGTACTCAACAGTAACTTTCAGGCGGGCCTCGGCTGCCTCAACATCAGCCCTGTACTAAGCCGCCATCTCTTCAGCATCAGCCCTAGTTATTTCTGACTCGGACCTTATTATTTCGAGCGCCTTGCCAAGGGCATCCCGTTCAGCAATGGCCGAGCCCAGTTGAGCTTGGAGGTCCTCGATTTGCCGAACCCGTGCATCGACCTTCTCTTTTGCGACTCAGAGTTGGACCTCTACCGATGCCAGCTGCTCCCGGGCGGTCTCCTTCTCCGAAGCCAGTCGGTCCATTTTTCCCTTCCAAACATCGGCCATGGCCATGGTCTTCTTCAGTTATCAGGCACTGGAGGTAGCTCGCTACTCCAACGGGGGCAgaaagaacccgggcatcctccgggaaGGTGATGATTATTGATCTCTTCCGGTCGGGATCCATGCTCGGGGCAGGAAGTAGTTGATTAATTTTGGGCTTGAGTTCAGCCCGCCAACCTCTGAAGACGGGTTTCTCCTCGAAACCTACAAGTTGCCCAACCCGAAGAAGTCTTCCAGAGCGATCGAGTCCACACCTTCGAAAAAAGAACGAACAGGATCGTCAGCTCCATGGGCCCCTTCGTTGGATCGCTCCTTCGCTGCTCGGGCTTCGTCAAACATGGACTCGATCAATGAAGGCGACCCCAAAATCTCTGACACCGGGCGGAGCGAAGCCGGTATCTCGAGAGGTCTCAGCCCTCATCTCTACATCGGCCTTCCGAACCTGAGGGGGATCAGCCTCCACTGTTTCCCCCTCGGCTGTCGCCCACTCTTCGAGGGAGGTCGTCTCACGGGCCACAAAAATATCATCTTCCTCGGGCTCATCCTTTAGCCGATAAAGCGAGACTGAGTCGGGTGCTCGAGAGCTAGAACTCTCCTTTGGCTTACGGGCCAACCTTCTCCTTGGCTTCTTCTTCTTTGAGCTCGGGGAACCCAGagccttccttttcttgttcTCTTTTGTTAGGGGTGGGCGTCAGTCGGTTCGGTTCGATTTAATCGGTTTTCGATTTTTCATTTGGTGCACCAATAACCGAACCAATATTAGTTCGATTTTATCGGTTTTCCTTAGTTCGATTCGGTCAATATTCAATTTGGTTAGGTCGATTTGAGGGATTTTTGTTTGAGCTTTTTCTACCAAAAAAAGGCCTTTAAATTTAGTTTTTTACAATTAGCTTTTTTTAAAAGTTAATTGGACATTTTCTCCAGTTAACTAGTTAAATACTAATACACCACAAACTCACAAAGATTAAAAAAGAATGAGGCCATACGTTCAACTTTCCTATGAAGCTCCTTGGAGCAACTTCAGTACATTTATAACTATGGATATTAtttcaaatataaattattttcatttcgCCAAAATAAAAATTGGAAACTAAATACGTATCATAAAATATGAATAGCAAGGAATACAACAGTAGAAAACAAAAGGCACAACTTAGTCTTTATAGCTGTTATCTTTTGCTTTTCACTTAAATAGGAACCCTCTAAACTGGAACTAATCTTGAATGAGAAAATAGAAAAGGGATTTGGTAAACTGAAATCGTAGTCTAAACTATATGTATATAGATattaacaaatatatatatatatatatatatatatatatatatatattaacaaaagggcttggttttgaaaaatgggTTTTTGGACTTCAGCCTTTAGAGTGTGGGTAAGCAAATTGGGCTAGAGATTATAGGTGAAGAAGAGCCCACCAAAACCTATACACTAAAATTTCGGTTTTTCGATTTAACCGAAAATTGGGGCACCAAAACCGAAAACCGAATCGATCAccgaactttttaaaaatataaaccaCAAACCGACCGAAAAACCGAAAAAAACCGAAATTATCGGTTCGGTCGGTTTTTCCGGTTCGGTCGATATTATGCCTACCCCTATCTCCTGTTGCAACCCCGAGCTGCCCCAAAGCAAAGGGATCAACGGACAGGTCTTCGTCCCATACCGAAGGCCTAAGCTCAATGGTCTTAGGCAAGCCtacgaaaagaaaagagaagaaatgagAATATGATGCTAAAAGGGGAGCCTAATGTTACTTATTCGAGAGAGAAATCTTAccgtgagaacgggcctcccagcGGCCCTTCGAGAGATTGCGCCATCTGCGCTCGGAACAAGGCATCTTCGAACAAatgccctcgatccactccttgaaacGAGGAATGGCATTTGGTACTCGAGCAACAACTGCACCACCGCAAATACTGGTGAGGAAAAAAGAGATGAACGTAAAATCAACATTTAAAGGAAAGTTGTTGTTACGTGATACATTCCACTTCTCGCGGAATGGCATAAGCTCGGAATGGATCAAGTCTGCGGTCTTCACCCGGACAAAGCGTCTCTGCCAGCCCCGATCCCagtcctcatcgatgctcgagaatggggcTTTGCTAGCCCGGTGTGTGAGCTTTATCAGTCCCCCtcggaagattcggggactgtataggCGGAGAAGATGATCGATGGTGAACTGACAAGATTCGATCTTGTTCACAAAGTATCGAAGAAAGATTACGATCCTCCACAGCAACGGGTGGATCTGACCGAGGCATACTTCATACCTCTTGCAAAAGTCCAGAATAACCGAGTCCACCGGgcccaatgtgaagggataagtgtaaacactcagataACTCTCCACATGGCTAGTAATGGCGTCCTCGGGCCTGGGGACAACTACGTCCTTATCCGCCCAGCCGCAGTCCTTTCGAACAACAAGAAGGACGTCTTCGGTGATGGAGCAAATATACCTATATACCGCCTCACATCGGCCCTGCACCGACGAGGGCTTTTCGACCTTAGAGTCATCGGCGACCGAGCACCCCCCGGGGACGAACATTTTCAAGGGAGGCTCGGAAGCTGGTTCATCGGTAGCCGCGCCCAGAGCGGATCTCTTAAGGACGACCACATCGGGAATGGTCTCCTCGACTTCAGCGATCGATTGTGAAGAAGAGGAAGCAACCTTTTGGGGAacagttttggaagttttagccattATTATCTGGAAAAAGcttgaaaaatatgaagaaaggttgGAAGATGAAAGGTCAAGTGCGCTGGTTTGGGTAGAAAATAAGTAAAAGCTTGCAATTTACTGAGAAATCTTGAAGAACAGAGATAAAAATGTTAAGAGTATGAAGAAAGGCAGTGAAATCCTAAAGACTCGAAAGTAGAAGCTTGGtcaaaagataaaaaaatgaACGAAGGAGAGGGGTATTTATAGAGGCTTCGCGTCGTTTCACATAGAGGGATGACCTGCCGATTGTTGACACGCGTTTGAAGTCATAATGACACAACTGACGGGACGTTTTAGATTCTTTGTCGTTTCTGTCACGGCGTATTGAAGAAGGAATCGAAGTGCacatgtcgtttctcgtcgtttCCGTAAactctccgagaaacgaggggactatctgtatacgggtgaaaccgaGCCCGCGGGACGCCTCGGTTTTCAATGAAGTAAACGAAGCAAGAAACGTGACTGCAAGGAACCGGAATTGAGACAAAGAGCCCTCGAGTCGGGGACCAGGCAAAACGCCTGTCCTCGAAAGCATCGGGGCCACGACCCCCAGGTTCGATTCGAATCCCAAAAAACCTCGAAGAGCATTACCAGATAATCGAGCACGACTAACAAAGGGCCGTGATATCCATGACCAGCCCGAtgtcacggcgtgaatctcgacACATAACGGCAGAAAATCGGTGATTAGTAAAACggtagatttttaccttttatggaattgtacttgggataaaactcccctactatataaaggggatctaaTTATTCATTAGcaacattgtaacacgcatatcaacgcaatatactcttattttctctgttattcaaagttcttacttttgttcatcagtTCATCATTAACGTGAGCCCGGGATCGAAGGCAGGCATTCCATTAAAGCTGCTACTGAGTCCGGGATCACTTCCCTTaattggtttgacaatttattacgtcttttatatatttaatttaatcTAACGCGATtcatcatttgtattgaattaatccgcgtatccttaaaaccacttataaatttaattgttatccgtttttagggtaaacagtatTAATAAGGCATTTCTGAGCAAGCCATAAACAGAATCTTGAGAATATAATATTTGAGGAGAAGAGATAAAGCACTCAGGCAGAAAGGTGGTAATTGGTCGAAACGTCAGAATGTTGAAATGTTACTTCTAACAATAATAATGGGTGAGCCAATCAAGTACTCAACTTTTTGATGTCTTTTCTACAACAAAAGAACAGATTGGTACACAGGAAATCCACGTACACTAAAAATGAAAGGCAACTCAGGTAATTTATGTTACATTCTGAGTAGTGATTACTTGTCCTTGACATGAGCTTATCAGGAAGCTTGCATCTCATAAAGAAACCTGAAAGTAATTTTGCATCTCATAGAAGTGCTTATTCTCTCAATTTAACTTAGGTTTATTTCATTTCTACGAGTCATTCATGTATCCTTTTCTCAAGTCAATGTATATTCTATTTCAGAGGTCCGATGTTAAGCTATATCTAgccatattatttatttattcatctAATATGTTTTTTGTAACTGATAAATCCCTCAAGGTCTGTGGCGCACAGTTTGATACTCGGTGGATAATGGGCACACTCcatctacccttctccacttaataCCAAGGCTTTGTCTATGGCAAGGTTCGAACCCGTGACATGCGCTTAACTCAAACATCATGCTGCTTTCTTACAAATAGAAAGCCCCAGGCAGCTATATCTAGGCATATCAAATTAATTTTTCAACACCATAT from Nicotiana tabacum cultivar K326 chromosome 24, ASM71507v2, whole genome shotgun sequence includes:
- the LOC142177979 gene encoding uncharacterized protein LOC142177979, translating into MAKTSKTVPQKVASSSSQSIAEVEETIPDVVVLKRSALGAATDEPASEPPLKMFVPGGCSVADDSKVEKPSSVQGRCEAVYRYICSITEDVLLVVRKDCGWADKDVVVPRPEDAITSHVESYLSVYTYPFTLGPVDSVILDFCKRYEVCLGQIHPLLWRIVIFLRYFVNKIESCQFTIDHLLRLYSPRIFRGGLIKLTHRASKAPFSSIDEDWDRGWQRRFVRVKTADLIHSELMPFREKWNVSRNNNFPLNVDFTFISFFLTSICGGAVVARVPNAIPRFKEWIEGICSKMPCSERRWRNLSKGRWEARSHGLPKTIELRPSVWDEDLSVDPFALGQLGVATGDRGRHNIDRTGKTDRTDNFGFFRFFGRFVVYIFKKFGDRFGFRFWCPNFRLNRKTEILVYRFWWALLHL